CACAGGAGAGCGTCTGCCCGGTCCAGCAGGACTGCCGGCCTGCTGAACATGGGGCAAACACAGCCAACGGAGCAGAATGAGCAGGAGATCGAGGTGAAAGCTCTTCAGGATATGTACAAAAAGTTTGTGACGGAATGTCCAAGTGGTGTTCTGTTTCTTCACGAGTTCAAGCGTTTTTTTGGCGTGGATCCCACGGGGGAAGTTTCAGAGTACGCGGAGAGCATGTTCAGAGCTTTCGACAAAAACGGGGTGAGATGATGTGGTATTtttaaaggagaaaacacaaaaGTTGGATATTTTGCTTGGATGTTTTATGTGTTGAATGTTCTTGCAGGATAACACCATTGATTTCCTGGAGTTTGTGGCTGCGTTGAATCTAGTTTTTCGTGGGGACTTGGAACACAAACTACGCTGGTCGTTTAAGGTTTATGATAAAGATGGAAACGGTTATGTGGACAGAAAGGAACTGCGGTCGATCATTGATGTAAGCAAACAGACATCCTTGTTGGTGTTTCAGCTTAGTAAacgggggcaggggggaagaCGGGTCTTTAGGATGAATATGAGGTTTTAACTTCAACTCAAGAAGACGCAGGAAAGGAAATATCAACGGTTGTAAAATACGGTTAAAAATATTATCTTAAGTCTTTCATTGGGAACGTTAAGTTTGCATTTGAACTTGTTAACGTCATGGAGAGGTGATGGACGTCATTGAAAAAATCTTCACACAGTTAACCCGTAGGCCCACTGTTATAAATATTGCCATATTTTATCCTCACCTTTACGATGTACATGCAGAAATGTCACGATATTTAGAGTTATTTCGTCATGGAAATTAGGTATAACGGCATGGAAATGTCAAGTAAGTAACCTAGTTGTCAAAACGTGTGGGCTCCCAGGGGCTAGTGTTGTGTCCATTTGGTCCCACACGAGTTGTGATAACTGACAAACGTTATCATGGTATCCAAGAACGTCATCAGACGGAGATGTTTCTGTGGGGTCTTTCAGAGCATCTACCGGATCAAGAAGACCTCGATGAGGAACCAGGGGGAGCAGCAGCTGagcgtggaggaggtgtgtgagcgGATCCTGAGGACCGTGGACGTGGATGGAGATGGTGTGTCACACTTCACTTCCACTCAATACAAATGTTGCCCCATGAAGAGATTGCAAtttgccccccgcccccccatccctccccccctccatcatccctccctccccccctccatcactccatccatccctccccccgtccatccctccctccccccgccatCCTTCCCATTTTTGTTTAATCCGTTTTTTCATTCAACAAATGTTCATTCCAAGTTTTTTGTGCCTCCCCCAACCAAACTcagttccaccccccccccccccacacacacacacacacacacacacacccctgcttcCTGTACTACTGTTATAACATATTTAGGGGCTTATAGTTACACATTTTACAGTGATGCATGATGCAGAATCATACTGCATATTTACTTCCATCAATTCCTCATGATCATATCTACGACttatccagacagacagaaggatttGGTTTCAGCTACGGTTCTAACACGGTTCTCCTGTGGGTTTCAGGTCACATAACTCTGGAGGAGTTCATAGCGGGCGCACAGCAGGAACCCTGGATCCTGAACATGCTGAAGCTGGACATGAACCCGTACGGCTGGGtactggagcagaggaggaagagcgccttcttctgacctctgaccccaagccttcttctgacctctgaccccagcacCTCGCTCAAGGCCTCGCTGCACACAGTGCCTTGCTAAAGTATTCTGATCaatatcaatcaatcaatatatatttatttgtcatAGAAATTGTGTTTAGAGCATTCAAACACTGCATAGTTTGACATAAAAAGTGCAATACAAAGTGCAATATCCCTCCAATAAACTTCCCATAAATGACCCCTGTGTAAACCTTAGCACAATCAATACACGTAAcagtaacaataacaatattcAGTATTAGCAGCATCGTTAAGGGCTTTTAACAACATGGACAACCTAACAGAAACATAACAAGGGCGGAACAGTCAAGATATGTGGAGTATTTTGTTATTTGTGCAACAATGCAAAGTCCAGTTCATTGTTATTGTCATTGGTCGGTGTGGTTACTGTccatgagagggaggcagaaagggggggggggtggcactgTTCAGAAGCCTCACAGCCTGAGGGTACAGACTGTTGGTCAGTCTGGGTGTTCTGGCCCGTATGGACCTGTACCTTCCACCTGAGGGCAGCAGGTGGAACAGATGGTGAGATGGGTGCTGACGGTCCCGCAGGAGGTAGTGCGCTCTCCCCAGGCAGCAGGTGGGGAGAGCGCACTACCTCCTCTGTGCCAATAGAGAGTGTCTGATGgttattttacattacatttacatttagtcatttagcagacgctcttatccagagcgacttacagtaagtacagggacattctcccgaggcaagtagggtgaagtgccttgcccaaggacacaacgtcatttggcacggccgggagtcgaacttgcaaccttctgattactagcccgcttccctcaccgctcagccacctgactccctattttgtCCGCATTCGCGGAAATCTCCAATGATCTCCTTGGTCTTCTTGATGTTCAAGACCAGGTTATTGCAGTGGCACCATGACGCCAGATGTTACACCTCATTCACCTcagtagatcgactggtaaatagagagaaggagctgagtcgaaactCTGAATCGGTTATAGTAAAGTGACATTGCTTTGGCTTATTCTTCTGAAGTTGTTGAAGTTTGTGGACCACATAAACACAGTCTCAGCTGTGCGCTTCTAGTTGTGGATGATGTGATGCACCAAATATTCACTTTTGTACAGTTTGTTGCTTTGGGCAAAAGCTTGTGCTTCATCAATAGATGTAAACACATCCAAGTATTTTACTGAATGATGTAGCCTAACCCATCCATTCTGGTGAGTGAGGGTTAGTGGGACGATTTCAGTTTGTTTTTCCTCTGCAATCTCCATGCATTAGATACATTTCTCTGTTTGTACATGGATTTAATGCTTTGACTTTGTACTATTGTTTTTGCTTTATTATTATCAATATTATGTATGTTTGTATTgcgataataataataccatgtattattacatttacatttagtcatttagcagacgctcttatccagagcgacttacagtaagtacagggacatacccccgaggcaagtagggtgaagtgccttgcccaaggacacaacgtcatttgactcggcctggaatcgaactggcaaccttcagattcctagcccgactctctcaccgctcagccactatTATGTCCATGAATTTACCTTATTTGATCTTCCTACCACAGTTCTACTGTATTTGGATAAAAGGGGGGTCATTTATTACTGATCCTTAGTTAAGTCTTAACATGGTCACCCTAAAGTTCCTGTAGCTTGAAGAGTTTATGTTTCACTCTCCAACGATTCAAACGAACGGGTCGTCATCAAGCTCTGCAGAAACCTTATAACGACCAATTCGTTtgtatcaggtgtgttggaagagggaaacatctaaaacatgcagggcagggggtccctgaaGACCAGGTCTGAGAAACACTCAACTATACGTGTCACGAAAGTTTATCAATGTTGAGATGTCACTGACGTTTTCGTATTTGTTTACAGTTGCCATTTCGGACATGGTTGCCGACGGAAAAAAAACGGTTGGTTCCTAGCGATTGGCACGAATAAACACAAATGAACGCGAATAATTCGCTAAAACTGGTGTGAACACAGTTTAAGGCCAGTTGTCAGTACACGCATGCGCAAGTGGTGTTCATCGGTCTGTGTTGACAGTGTCCTCGCCTAGTTCAACTCAACTGTGTCACATGAGAATAACGCTGTACATAAAACGCCATAATAAGCTTTTCTCAAGGTTTCCTTGTGAGCTGTATCTACTTTCGTCCTTATGAAGGGGTAAATCAGGTAGGATCATGCAATGTAGTTTTACTAGCGCAAGCAAACAGCTTCTGCCTGAGTTTCGAGGTGTCTGTACCGCTAGCTTGTAGCTAGACACCTCGCCGTCCGGGTCTGAGTTAATCATGGTCAGCTACAATGACGGATACTGTATACGAAACTTGGCTAGTATATTAAAACAGCCTTCTTACCAACTAGCTGATTAAAGTTAGATATCACCAGCTACTTAACTAGCATTACGATTGTAAACCAGAGGGCTAATGGCGCAGATAGCTTACATAGCCAATGGGCTAGTTAGCCAGGTAGCATTAGCAATTTTAAAAGGACGGCGACATTCAGTTCACCATATGATGAGGCTGGTTAAAGGTACCAGACCGGATTTGCTCTATTTGAGTCAGTAGCTTATTGATTTCACAACTGAAGGGTTTTGATGAACTGTTAATTAAGTTTGGGTGAAAATGAGCAAGCAGAGAGGATCTTTCGGTACCTGTACTGTAACAGGTCATGCTGTGCACTTTTTCGGCCATTTGTTACGTGAGATTGTTTTCTGAAAGGCAGCCTAAACAGCATTTGTGCACACAGTTAACTTGCTGGTATGTCAAATAGTCTTTCAAACTGCAGAATGTCAAAACCATGTGACGTCCCACATGATAATTAAGGACTCGAGGATTAGACTAAGGCCTCTTGTATTGCTGAGCGAGCTGTTCATTGCTAGTAGGTTAGTCAGCTAGCTTGTCAACATACTTCTGGCAACTGATGACCCGTGTTGTTCAGAGTGCATTGATGGTCTGAGAGAAagtttaaaaacatgttttaaactAGCACACCAATTACGCTATGTTACGATACATTTATTGTATACatagacactttcatccaaagcaattcACAAATGCTTCATAAAGAAATATTAGATGTCTTCTTTTAACACTATTTTGGTGGTCAATGGTCATGTCAAAAAGTATGTGGACACCTGCTCCTTAAACAGACCTTCTTTTTTGAGCATCTCAAGCAGACTAAGCTGTCTCACGCTGGTCTGCAGTTGGCACCACGGTCAGAGGCCCCATGCCAGTACAACAGCTGGACATTGTTGAATTCcttaatgtctctctctgcttccagaTATAAGCTGAAACCATGCTGAAGTGGTTCTCCAATGATGAGGGCGGTCCTGACCTGGCTGTGAGTACACAGACGGGGTGAACTAAGACGTGTTACAGGGTCGATTCTCTTTCAATTCACTTTTAAACTGGACTAGATTTAGCGAGGGACCCAGAGCCAtgacccttctctccccccaggccccagggTCTCCCCCGGGGGCAGCAGAGGGGCCTGGCCGGCAGCCAGACCCAGCAGAGCTCCAGGAGCGGCTCAGTCAGACGCAGCAGCTGGTCTCCCAGCTGAAGTCGCTgatcagagagaaggaggccgcCCTGCAGACCAGAGACCAGCAGCTGAAGGTGAGGCtgcaaagagaaggagaagagcttAACCTCGTCTCTgctcacacacgttcacacagaaGGGCAcaagggggtcaggtggctgagcggttagggagtcgggctattaatcagaaggttgttggttcgattcccggctgtgccaaaatgacgttgtgtccttgggcaaggcacttcaccctacttgcctcggggagaatgtccctgtacttactgtaagtcgctctggataagagtgtctgctaaatgactaaatgtaaatgtacaagcagATGTGGACTTGTCCTCCCTCTTGATGATCGTGTGTCCTCCAGGCGAGTGATGCCAAGCTCTCCAAGATGCGCCTGCAGCACAAGGCCAAGGTCACGTCCCTCAGCGCCCAGCTGGAGGACCTGAGGAAGGAGAACCTGGACCAGGGCTCGCCTGCCCACTCTAGGAAGGtgagagacaacacacacacacttgttgtgactgtgtgaccccctgcagggttagggttaacgtTGTGACTGTGACccctgcagggtggaggtgaggcggGCGATCAGGCGAGCAGGGGGAAGGTCCTTCTGTTcaggaagagggtggaggagttgGAACACCAACTTTCCAAAAAAGATGAGGAATTGGAGGCCAAGGTATGACACTTCCTGATGTCTAAAGTTGCTATGTCATATGTGCTAGTGTCAGCACATATGACATATATtgcgttgtgttgtgtgtggaaaaagtttcgaaaggttttaaaaatataatatatatatttgatataGTTTTTCAAAAAGGCctgattttttgtttgttgaaaaaagtaaaaataaataaaaataaaacgttACAAAGATATTTTCGAAAACAAGTTTCAAAAGAAAAAGTtcagaaagtaaaaaaaaaaaaaaaaaaaaaaaaaaaagatgtccaGTGTTTTCAGAGAGCCAATAGCGACTTTATTGTCTGCTGTCTCCCAGACGCAGGCGCTGGCGTCGCAGCAGCAGCGAGGGGAGCACATGGACGCCATGCTGCAGGACCGAGAGCGCCGCCTGCTGGAGAAGGAGGCCTACATCGTCCACCTGCAGACCGCCCTGGCAGGGCCCGCGCCCGCTGCCCCGACGCTGACGCCCGcagagcaggtacacacacctgccttcAGACCACCTAGGAGAAACCACCACGACCACgcttgtgtgtttatgagtcagatggctgagtggtgagggagtcgggctagtaatccgaatgttgccagtttgattcccggtcatgccaactgacgttgtgtccttgggcaagacacttcaccctacttgcctcgggggaatgtccctgtacttgctgtaagtcgctctggataagagcgtctgctaaatgactaaaatgtaaatgtaaaatgtaaatgtttatgggTGGGGTAACGTGTGTCTAACTCAGGGCtttccaaccctgttcctggaaggATACCAGGAAGGCTGTTTTGCTCTGACCCCAGTTGTAATTAACCTGATTCAACACATCAACCAACTAGTTATAAGAAGCAGGTGTGGTAGATTTGTGTTGTAGTGAAAACCAGAATGTAGCCCTCTGGGAACAGGCTTGGAGACCCCTGATATAACTGGACATCTCAGGTCTCCTTGTTGTCtgttatctacatttacatttagtcatttagcagacgctcttatccagagcgacttacagtaagtacagggacattcccccgaggcaagtagggtgaagtaccttgcccaaggacacaacgtcagttggcatgaccgggaatcgaactggcaaccttcggattactagcccgattccctcaccgctcagcccccTGACTCCCATTATCTAACAGCGTTGTGAGGGGGATGATGCTAACACAGCCTCTCTTCATCCTAAACTGTCAAGCTCTTCTTCTGCACTAATGACTGCTGTTCTTCCTGGAGGGGTTCACTGCCCAGAAGACAGTCACTGCATGTTTGGTCACGTAAACTCTGTGGTGTTGGCAGCTGGTGTGTCCAGAGGAGGGCGCCgccctgctggagctgcaggtGCAGAACCTGaccaggagggtgggggagggagaggagcgctgcagcctgctggaggagcagaACCACAGCCTGAAGAACCTACTGCTCTCTGAGAGAACCCAGcacgaggagaaggagaacatgTACAAGCAGAACGTACGTCCTCTACTGAAGCAGCTTCTGGAACCACTTTACATGCAGGTTACAGTAACTAACATGCAGCTGCCCTGTTGtgaacgctgtgtgtgtgtctcccccagaTCCAGACGTTTAAGGACATCATCCAGCAGAAAGACAGTGTTCTGGCTGAGGTGAACCAGAAGCATGAACATGAACTGTTCAAGATGGTGGCTAAACAAGATGCAAGCTCTGACCTGGAGCAGGTAACCCTAACCTCTGAGGGCTTTACAAACTGTGGGCTTATTGTGACAGGACACAGCAGCACAAGGTGTCTTTGCATTATAGATGTCTAAGTAAAACATGTTCATAACAATcttacatttatttaaaaaagtGTTTCATACTTTCTTTAATAATTTTATTGTTTAATTGAAAAACTGGACAACCCTCTGAATTTCAGTCACTGTATGTTGACACTGGCATGTTATGAGTGAACTGGTCTAACGGTAGCAGCATTCCAGTACTGGCCCCGGAGTTAAACAGGcctgtctcctccagctcctcaaggCCCTGAAGCAGAAGCTgcatgagaaggaggaggttctCCAAGGGAAGAACCAGGTGATCTCCGTCCTGCAGGAGGAACTGGACGGGAGAGACCAGCAGATACAggtgctcctcctctctacatCTTGATCTGTTTTCTGTCTGGGAACTACAACTagatctgcttcctgtcttTACTGCAGAAGCTACATGTAGAGGCTTAAAAGCACGTTGAACATGTTCTGTATTCATTTCAACTTTAGTCTTCAACAAGGAGTATGTTTGGCAGACAAAAACCTCTCTAAAATCTCCCCTACTTCAATCCTTCctactgctctcctcctctcttccctccacctctctcctctctccacctctctcctcctcctctcttctctccacctctctcctccacctctcctcctcctcctcctgcaggaccTGTCTGAGCATGCTCGGCGTCTGCAGGTGGAGCGTGAGAACCTGCGCTCCCAGATGGAAGCTGAGAAGCATGTGATGCGTGCCCAGCTGAGAGACCGCATGCAGAGCCACGAGGCGGAGCTGAGGGACCGCATGCAGAGCCACGAGGCCCAGCTGCGGAGCCTGGAGGCGGAGCACCGGGCCGAGCTGGCCGGGGCGGAGCAGACGGCCGCCATGACAACGTCAACGCCAGCCCCCCCactggggggagtggggggggatgCGGCCTGTAGGGTAGCAGAGCTGGAGGGTAGGCAGCGAcacccgggggaggggggggggggtgatgtgaTCCTGTTTCCAGTCAACTCACTAGCTacctgcaccccccacccccccacctgcccctccgccccccccctcccccaacacactcacattctcacATCTCTGTCTTCTACAGCACAAGCCAAGTTGAAAACGGAGGAAGCCAGTAAATCAGAAGCCAAGTTCCTGAAGATGAAGGCGTGGTCTAAGTCTCGTATcagacagctggaggaggagctaagGAAGGGCCAGGTGAGCGCCCAGATATCACAGCTCATA
The window above is part of the Osmerus mordax isolate fOsmMor3 chromosome 13, fOsmMor3.pri, whole genome shotgun sequence genome. Proteins encoded here:
- the LOC136955297 gene encoding guanylyl cyclase-activating protein 2-like, with amino-acid sequence MGQTQPTEQNEQEIEVKALQDMYKKFVTECPSGVLFLHEFKRFFGVDPTGEVSEYAESMFRAFDKNGDNTIDFLEFVAALNLVFRGDLEHKLRWSFKVYDKDGNGYVDRKELRSIIDSIYRIKKTSMRNQGEQQLSVEEVCERILRTVDVDGDGHITLEEFIAGAQQEPWILNMLKLDMNPYGWVLEQRRKSAFF